In Antechinus flavipes isolate AdamAnt ecotype Samford, QLD, Australia chromosome 3, AdamAnt_v2, whole genome shotgun sequence, a genomic segment contains:
- the LOC127558103 gene encoding olfactory receptor 52R1-like, with translation MSSSGNKSFHPTSFILLGIPGLEKSQFWIAFPFCAMYMLALMGNITILHVVRIDHTLHEPMFVFLAMLAFTDLVLSSSTLPKMLGIFWFGSCEIEYHACLTQVFFIHAFSSVESGVLMAMALDRYVAICFPLHHSTILSTSVVVKLGIAVMVRGVLWVSPFCFMITWKPFCSNRIIPQSYCEHMAVLKLVCADTRANRRYGLFVAFSVVGFDIIIIAVSYIMILQAVLRLPSGEARIKAFGTCASHICVILTFYIPALFTFLTHRFGQQVPRVVHVMLANLYLLVPPMLNPIIYGVKTKQIRERVAHAFCQKVT, from the coding sequence ATGTCATCTTCTGGGAACAAATCTTTCCATCCTACATCCTTTATCCTACTTGGAATACCAGGATTGGAGAAATCTCAATTCTGGATTGCCTTCCCATTTTGTGCCATGTATATGTTGGCTCTGATGGGAAATATTACCATTCTCCATGTAGTACGTATTGACCATACCCTCCATGAACCAATGTTTGTCTTTCTGGCCATGCTGGCTTTTACTGACTTAGTTTTGTCCTCCTCCACTCTTCCAAAAATGCTGGGAATCTTCTGGTTTGGTTCATGTGAGATTGAGTATCACGCCTGCCTCACCCAAGTCTTTTTCATTCATGCTTTCTCTTCTGTGGAGTCAGGTGTTCTCATGGCGATGGCCCTGGATCGTTATGTGGCCATCTGTTTCCCTCTGCACCATTCAACTATTTTATCTACCTCAGTAGTGGTCAAACTAGGTATAGCAGTGATGGTAAGGGGTGTGTTGTGGGTGAGTCCCTTCTGCTTTATGATCACCTGGAAGCCCTTTTGCTCCAATAGAATCATCCCCCAGTCATACTGTGAGCATATGGCTGTACTGAAACTTGTATGTGCTGATACCAGAGCAAACCGTAGATATGGTCTTTTTGTGGCCTTCTCTGTGGTTGGTTTTGACATTATTATCATTGCTGTGTCTTATATTATGATCCTGCAAGCTGTGTTACGTTTGCCATCAGGGGAAGCTAGGATTAAAGCATTTGGCACATGTGCCTCCCATATTTGTGTCATTTTGACCTTTTATATTCCTGCCCTCTTTACATTTCTTACCCATCGCTTTGGTCAGCAGGTTCCTAGGGTGGTCCACGTAATGTTAGCAAACCTTTACCTTTTAGTGCCTCCAATGCTCAATCCCATCATCTATGGTGTGAAGACCAAACAGATCAGGGAAAGAGTAGCTCATGCCTTTTGCCAGAAGGTTACCTGA
- the LOC127558104 gene encoding olfactory receptor 52R1-like, translated as MSISGNNSFHPPFFILLGIPGLEKAQFWIAFPFCAMYAMALVGNITILHVIRTDHTLHEPMYLFLAMLAFTDLVLSSSTLPKMLGIFWFDSCEIEYHSCLTQVFFIHTFSSVESGILMAMALDRYVAICFPLRHSTILSTSAVTKLGIAVMVRGVLWVSPFCFMVTWKPFCSNRIIPQSYCEHMAVLKLVCADTRANRVYGLVVAFSVGGFDIIIIAVSYIMILQTVLRLPSGDARLKAFGTCASHICVILALYIPALFTFLSHRFGHHVPRAVHVMLANVYLLVPPMLNPIIYGVKTKQIRDRVVNIFCQKVP; from the coding sequence ATGTCAATATCTGGGAACAACTCTTTCCATCCTCCTTTTTTCATCCTGCTTGGAATCCCAGGGTTGGAAAAAGCCCAGTTTTGGATTGCCTTCCCATTTTGTGCCATGTATGCTATGGCCTTGGTGGGAAATATCACCATTCTTCATGTGATCCGTACTGACCACACCCTCCATGAGCCCATGTACCTCTTCCTGGCCATGCTGGCTTTTACTGACTTAGTTCTGTCCTCTTCCACTCTTCCCAAGATGCTGGGAATCTTCTGGTTTGATTCTTGTGAGATTGAGTATCACTCCTGCCTTACTCAGGTTTTCTTCATTCATACTTTCTCTTCTGTGGAGTCAGGGATTCTGATGGCAATGGCCCTGGATCGTTATGTGGCCATCTGCTTTCCATTACGCCATTCAACTATTTTATCTACCTCAGCAGTAACTAAACTAGGTATAGCAGTGATGGTAAGAGGTGTGTTGTGGGTGAGCCCCTTTTGTTTTATGGTCACCTGGAAGCCCTTTTGCTCTAATAGAATCATCCCCCAGTCATACTGTGAGCATATGGCTGTACTAAAGCTTGTATGTGCAGACACCAGAGCAAACCGTGTATATGGGCTTGTTGTGGCTTTCTCTGTGGGTGGCTTTGACATCATAATCATTGCTGTATCCTATATCATGATTTTACAGACTGTATTAAGGCTGCCATCAGGGGATGCCCGACTCAAGGCATTTGGCACATGTGCCTCACATATCTGTGTTATCCTGGCCTTGTATATACCTGCCctcttcacttttctttcccATCGTTTTGGACATCATGTACCCCGAGCAGTCCATGTAATGTTGGCTAATGTCTACCTCCTGGTTCCTCCAATGCTAAATCCTATCATCTATGGGGTGAAAACCAAACAGATTCGGGATAGAGTAGTAAATATTTTTTGCCAGAAGGTTCCCTGA